A portion of the Streptomyces coeruleoprunus genome contains these proteins:
- a CDS encoding SDR family oxidoreductase, with protein sequence MSRTYLVTGAASGIGLATTRRLRSHGHTVIGADLRDADISADLATAEGRTELAERAAELSGGRLDAVVACAGALALDPVTVRVNCFGAFATLENLRPLLAAGTRGRAVVVSSVAGVHATDPAIVEAVLLGDEAAAVAAARAAVDRGEGHLVYSSSKQAVSRWVRRTAVGAEWAGAGIPLNAIAPGTVLTPMIRPLLDDPALRAVVDTSVPMPLHGHAAADQVAPLVDWLTGPENTHVTGQIVYVDGGADAVLRGDAVW encoded by the coding sequence ATGTCCCGTACCTATCTCGTGACCGGAGCGGCGTCAGGCATAGGCCTGGCCACGACCCGGCGGCTCCGCTCCCACGGCCACACCGTCATCGGCGCCGACCTCCGGGACGCGGACATCTCCGCGGACCTCGCCACCGCTGAGGGACGTACCGAACTCGCCGAACGGGCGGCGGAGCTGAGCGGTGGACGACTCGACGCCGTCGTGGCGTGCGCCGGAGCCCTGGCCCTCGACCCCGTCACCGTCCGCGTCAACTGCTTCGGAGCCTTCGCGACCCTGGAGAACCTGCGCCCCCTGCTGGCGGCCGGTACGCGAGGGCGGGCCGTCGTCGTCTCGTCCGTGGCGGGCGTCCACGCCACCGACCCCGCCATCGTCGAGGCCGTCCTCCTGGGCGACGAAGCAGCCGCGGTGGCCGCCGCGCGGGCCGCCGTCGACCGGGGCGAGGGCCACCTCGTCTACAGCTCGTCGAAGCAGGCCGTGTCCCGCTGGGTGCGGCGCACCGCCGTGGGCGCCGAGTGGGCCGGTGCCGGCATCCCGCTCAACGCGATCGCCCCCGGAACCGTCCTGACCCCCATGATCCGACCCCTGCTCGACGATCCCGCCCTGCGCGCCGTCGTCGACACGAGCGTGCCGATGCCGCTGCACGGCCATGCCGCGGCGGACCAGGTCGCCCCACTCGTCGACTGGCTCACCGGCCCGGAGAACACCCATGTCACGGGCCAGATCGTGTACGTCGACGGGGGCGCCGACGCGGTCCTGCGGGGCGACGCCGTCTGGTGA
- a CDS encoding YbhB/YbcL family Raf kinase inhibitor-like protein yields the protein MTAIELSSQAFGDQDTVPVRHTGEGDDVSPPLTWSGVPDGTAELVLLCEDPDAPGQTFLHWLVTGVSPRTTGVEEGRTPEGGKEWPNGFGRTGWSGPMPPPGHGTHRYFFRLWALSEPLALSGRPSADDVHRAVEGKELAAGTLMGTYER from the coding sequence ATGACGGCAATCGAACTGAGCAGCCAGGCCTTCGGCGACCAGGACACCGTCCCGGTGCGCCACACCGGCGAGGGCGACGACGTGTCGCCGCCCCTGACCTGGTCGGGTGTGCCCGACGGGACGGCGGAGCTGGTCCTCCTCTGCGAGGACCCGGACGCCCCCGGTCAGACGTTCCTCCACTGGCTCGTCACCGGCGTCTCGCCCCGCACCACCGGTGTGGAGGAGGGACGGACACCGGAGGGCGGCAAGGAGTGGCCGAACGGCTTCGGGCGCACGGGCTGGTCGGGCCCCATGCCGCCACCCGGCCACGGCACGCACCGCTACTTCTTCCGCCTGTGGGCCCTGTCCGAGCCCCTCGCCCTGTCCGGACGACCGTCCGCCGACGACGTCCACCGAGCCGTGGAAGGCAAGGAGCTGGCCGCGGGAACCCTGATGGGCACCTACGAGCGATGA